The Arachis hypogaea cultivar Tifrunner chromosome 19, arahy.Tifrunner.gnm2.J5K5, whole genome shotgun sequence genome has a window encoding:
- the LOC112778605 gene encoding uncharacterized protein — translation MDDIDQSEIYDPSINSFSQVGFVIDHPLFLQSEIQGCLDVGDPNYECSICGAYFWLLKRVERDSTINCPVFTVCCSKGKIQLPYLRKPPDLLYNLINGHDRKSLYFQKIFDLITNYHRIGNLLPDPGQKPKFAQLYIYDTQHEIMHRQGIFRQTSEIDRELITELLEMIDTHNVIAQSFRRVREFYQCHSSEIFSLKLFSHRKVDRRTYNTPSCDKVVALIVGDFDSSDHGRDIIIRSTAGQLQHIYETHALYWPLQYPLLFSYGEDGYQLNIPYRGKVGGYVPRKKTRRLYEIRMKQSTIRGEVLQGIEEATRRGDDEASSIGRRVILPSSFTGGRRYMFNHCQDAMAICKHFGYPDLFITITCNPNWPEFQRFTEQERISIADRPDISCRVFYAKLKCLLSNLKDGMYTIEFQKRGLPHAHMLLWLNGESNLQSVEIIDEFICAELPNPLKFLAFYNVVTKYMIHGPCGRLRPSSPCMKDVNINDVDIDNRFVVPYNPLLLMKYQAHINLEFCNKSNVIKYLFKYINNGPNRVTATVGETYHVGESSQVVDEFRYLSLFESMWRIFAYDIHHRWPSVQRLTFHLSNQQHVVFDDADITTHVYLRNKDLLTMFTSWMMANRRFPDGRSLTYVEYPGKFVYCSNSREWKPRQRGFSIGRLSFAHPSSGELFYMQMLLNVQRGCTSFRSIRTVNGIDGKEYISAIKEVADVASAAQLRWLFVMLLLSGSMGRPLSVWEQTWAYLSNDILYRRRHELQYLDLTMSQDKLQTFCLLEIEKLLQSNGKSLRNYVGMPVPNNSLVSQFSNLMLLRELQFDIVSLTREHDTNVLKLNEEQRVVYDKIIDCISNKRHGFFFVYGFGGTGKTFLYRVLLARLRSEKRIVINVASSGIASLLLPGGKTAHSMLNIPVELTEDTVCRIKKDSAKAEVVRLADLIIWDEAPMTNKLAFKVLDRTLRDIMVSVSDRNKYLPFGGKVVILGGDFRQVLPVIPKGSRAEIVMASINSSVLWKYCEVLCLTKNMRLTMGLEQSTPQELRSFLDWILQVSEDRCGTVVNDKLFVDIPSDLIIPVLENPVEDIVNTIYPNLVQNFCDPSFFQDMAILAPTVDNVEEINNYIVDLLPAEEKNYLSADSICGSDVYYDVGVDWINVEFLNQIRCSGLPNHSLKLKIGVPIILLRNIDPAGVKDFPIESQIEDLQPINQVSGFYLIYFLSDDVIGRIFPAK, via the exons atggaTGATATAGACCAATCAGAAATATATGATCCTTCGATAAATTCATTCAGTCAAGTTGGTTTTGTTATTGATCATCCTCTGTTCTTGCAAAGTGAGATACAAG GTTGTCTTGATGTTGGTGATCCTAACTATGAATGTTCAATCTGTGGGGCGTATTTTTGGTTATTGAAACGTGTTGAAAGAGACTCTACAATTAATTGTCCTGTTTTTACTGTTTGTTGCTCAAAAGGAAAAATTCAGTTACCTTATCTTCGAAAGCCCCCAGATCTGCTATATAATTTGATTAATGGACATGATAGGAAGAGtttgtattttcaaaaaatattcgaTCTTATAACA AATTATCATCGGATTGGAAATTTGCTCCCAGATCCTGGTCAGAAGCCTAAATTTGCGCAATTATATATATACGACACTCAGCATGAGATAATGCATAGGCAGGGAATCTTTCG GCAAACATCTGAGATAGATCGAGAATTGATAACTGAGTTGTTGGAAATGATCGATACTCATAACGTCATAGCACAGTCATTTCGAAGAGTCAGAGAATTTTATCAGTGTCATTCATCCGAgatcttctctttgaagttgttTTCACATAGGAAGGTTGATCGAAGAACTTACAATACTCCCTCTTGTGACAAAGTTGTTGCATTGATTGTTGGAGATTTTGATTCGTCGGATCATGGTCGCGACATTATTATTCGATCTACTGCTGGTCAGTTGCAGCATATTTATGAAACTCATGCTCTGTATTGGCCCTTACAGTATCCGTTGTTGTTTTCATATGGCGAGGATGGTTACCAGTTGAATATTCCTTATCGTGGTAAAGTTGGGGGATATGTCCCTAGAAAGAAAACAAGG AGGTTGTATGAGATTAGAATGAAGCAGAGTACAATTAGAGGAGAAGTGCTTCAAGGAATAGAAGAGGCTACGCGTCGTGGTGATGACGAAGCTTCTTCAATTGGGAGGCGAGTCATCTTGCCTTCTTCCTTCACTGGTGGTAGGCGTTATATGTTTAATCATTGTCAGGATGCGATGGCAATCTGTAAACATTTTGGCTATCCAGATTTATTCATTACTATTACGTGTAATCCAAATTGGCCTGAATTTCAGCGATTCACAGAGCAAGAGCGAATTTCCATCGCTGATCGTCCTGATATCTCTTGCCGTGTTTTTTATGCTAAGTTGAAATGCCTGCTAAGCAATCTCAAGGACG GTATGTATACTATTGAGTTCCAAAAAAGAGGTCTACCACATGCACACATGTTACTATGGCTTAACGGGGAAAGCAACTTACAAAGTGTTGAAATTATTGATGAATTTATCTGTGCCGAGCTACCCAATCCTCTCAAATTTCTAGCCTTTTATAATGTCGTCACCAAGTACATGATCCATGGTCCCTGCGGTCGACTTAGACCGAGTTCTCCTTGCATGAAAGATG TGAATATCAACGACGTTGATATTGACAACAGATTTGTTGTGCCTTATAATCCACTGCTGTTAATGAAATATCAAGCTCACATAAATCTTGAGTTTTGTAACAAGTCAAACGTCATCAAGTATCTTTTTAAGTATATCAATAACGGTCCGAATCGGGTGACTGCAACTGTTGGAGAAACATATCATGTTGGTGAATCTTCTCAGGTGGTTGATGAGTTTCGTTATTTATCACTGTTTGAATCCATGTGGAGAATTTTTGCTTATGATATTCATCATAGATGGCCGTCAGTACAGAGGTTGACTTTTCATTTGTCGAACCAGCAACATGTTGTATTCGATGATGCTGATATCACTACTCATGTTTATTTGCGCAACAAAGATTTGCTGACAATGTTTACGAGTTGGATGATGGCCAACAGGCGGTTCCCGGATGGGCGGTCTTTAACATATGTTGAATATCCGGGAAAATTTGTCTATTGTTCGAACAGTAGGGAGTGGAAGCCGAGACAGAGGGGATTCTCAATTGGAAGATTGAGTTTTGCTCATCCGTCATCTGGTGAACTTTTCTATATGCAGATGCTTTTGAATGTGCAGAGAGGTTGTACCAGTTTTCGGAGTATAAGAACCGTGAATGGT ATAGATGGTAAGGAGTATATTTCTGCTATTAAGGAAGTCGCCGATGTAGCGTCCGCTGCACAGCTAAGGTGGCTTTTTGTGATGTTGTTGCTATCTGGTTCCATGGGAAGGCCTCTGTCAGTTTGGGAACAAACTTGGGCTTATTTGTCTAATGATATTCTTTATCGCAGAAGGCATGAGCTGCAATATCTTG ATCTAACGATGAGTCAGGACAAGTTGCAAACATTTTGTTTGTTGGAGATTGAAAAACTATTGCAGAGTAATGGAAAATCATTGAGAAATTATGTTGGCATGCCGGTTCCTAATAACTCTTTAGTGTCTCAATTTAGCAACTTGATGCTGCTGCGTGAGTTGCAGTTTGACATTGTTTCTTTGACTCGTGAGCATGATACAAATGTCTTAAAGTTAAATGAAGAACAGAGGGTGGTCTACGATAAAATTATTGATTGCATTTCGAATAAGAGGCACGGATTCTTTTTTGTGTATGGGTTTGGTGGCACTGGAAAAACTTTTTTATACAGGGTTTTGTTGGCTAGATTGCGATCTGAGAAAAGGATTGTTATAAACGTTGCTTCTAGTGGAATTGCTTCTCTGTTGTTACCTGGTGGTAAGACGGCGCATTCTATGTTGAATATTCCTGTTGAGCTGACTGAAGATACTGTTTGTCGGATTAAGAAGGATAGTGCAAAAGCTGAGGTAGTCCGATTGGCCGATTTGATTATTTGGGATGAGGCACCGATGACTAACAAGTTGGCATTTAAAGTGCTCGATAGGACGTTACGTGATATAATGGTTTCGGTCTCTGATAGGAATAAATATTTACCTTTTGGTGGGAAGGTGGTCATTCTCGGTGGTGATTTCAGGCAGGTCTTGCCAGTTATTCCAAAAGGTTCTCGTGCTGAGATTGTGATGGCTTCGATAAATTCTTCTGTCCTCTGGAAATATTGTGAAGTTTTGTGTCTGACGAAAAATATGAGGTTAACAATGGGATTGGAACAATCAACTCCTCAGGAGTTAAGGTCATTTTTAGATTGGATACTTCAAGTCAGTGAAGATCGATGTGGAACAGTGGTCAATGATAAACTTTTTGTTGATATTCCTTCTGATCTAATAATTCCTGTCTTGGAGAATCCAGTGGAAGATATTGTAAATACAATCTATCCGAATTTGGTTCAGAATTTTTGTGATCCAAGTTTTTTCCAGGATATGGCAATTTTGGCTCCGACTGTCGACAATGTTGAAGAGATAAACAATTATATAGTTGACTTGTTGCCCGCGGAGGAGAAAAATTATCTCAGTGCTGATTCGATATGTGGTAGTGATGTCTATTATGATGTTGGTGTTGATTGGATAAATGTTGAATTCTTGAATCAGATTAGGTGTTCTGGTCTACCTAATCATTCGTTGAAGTTGAAAATAGGCGTGCCTATTATTTTGTTGAGGAATATTGATCCAGCTGGG GTTAAGGATTTTCCCATAGAGTCTCAAATAGAAGATTTGCAACCAATCAATCAG GTCTCGGGTTTCTACCTAATCTACTTCCTCAGCGATGACGTGATTGGCAGAATTTTTCCAGCAAAGTGA